The window CTTCGATTTTAAATATTAAATGAGATTCATAGAATCGAGGTTTTGCCTTTTGTAAGCCAGGCATCTTATTTTTCACAGGAGGAGAACAGGCTGCAACTTCAGTTGCGCAGATTTGGTATTCCCTGCAGCTCAAGGAAGAAGACTATCAGCTGGTGATCCACACCTTGCAAGAGCTGATAGGGGGATCCTGTCTTGAAGAACTGACCGGAGGTACAATGAAGATGGATCATGGGCAGTTCAAGAGAATCACTGAGGTGTGGCGAACCTGGCTTCAGCTCAGTTCCCGCAAAGGAGACTGGATTACACAGGCTCGACATAAATGCTTTGAGAATTTTGATGCTCGGGTGGGGATGCAACTGTACCTGGAAGAAATCCCCGAGGAACACAGAAAATCCGCATCTGAGTATTTTGCAAACGGAATTCTTTCACCAAAGGGATCTCCAAAAGAGCTACCTCGAGAGAATGTGACACTCACAGGCTCTGACCTCCAGATAAGTCGGAATAAAGGCGATTTCACGTACATTATTCAGTCATCCGTTACCCCATTCAGCGGGTGGGACTACAAAGAAGTCAGCCAGTGGCATCATTCTGCGTCAATCCTGAAGATGTACAGTGGCTATGTGAGTCACGTGCTCGAGAAATGTGCCCTGAGGCTGACTACAGGGAGAGTCAAGTTCCACTTTCTGTTATGTAATTGTCTGGAAATCGATCAGTTTCTCTCTCCAAGCCGGAAGTATGATCGGGTGACCACTTCTAACATTGCGGACTCTGTTCCTCTGACCAGCATTTTAGACAGGTTTAAGCCATTGTTAAACCTAAGCAACCCCTCCTCAGTTATAATAACACAGTTTCATAATTGGGTTAAGCTTACAGATTTAATGTCGAAAGCGCGGGCACGTGCTGATTCCTTGCCAGGAGGCGACAGCTTTCGCCAGAAAGTTTTCGAAGACACAAGAAATCGCGTCATTGCTGAATCCACAGCATACCAGGCTTTTATGGATTACCACGACCATAGTCCAGAATTCATTAAGTTCCTTCGGGCAGCGTTGCTGATCTCTAATGTCACGGATCAGCGTAATCAGCGCACCAGGCGAACGTGGCAATCAGTGGCTGATCACAATGGGTTGGTTGCAAGAAACTTTCTTCGTTGCCAAAATCGAGTCTTTCCAGCTAAGTGGATGTTGAATTGTCGCAGGGTTACTATGCTGAATGGCTTTGAAAGAAACGTCGAATGGGTTGTTAAAAGGAACCTTCATTCTTAATCGACTTAGCACTCAATTCTATTTAACATTACTTGGTGCGGTTCCGACTGATAAGCTTTCAGTGATGTGGATCGcagagaaagtgacgtcatttactcacagCTTAAAAATGAAGTGTGTGAATGCGGCTTAATTATtatgcagcacgagagtttttggctttcagattgtcaaatttgtgttctgcatactaattaagccgcattcacacactgcatttttaagctagtgagcaaATGACGTCACCTCCTCCTCGATGCTGATCAGTTAGAACCGcaccaagtaatggcggaccgctaaatgaaaaaaagtggagttaaaataaacagtcttCCATTTGAAATTACTTCAAAATTTTTCGCTTGTTGAGCATTCAACGCAAGTCCTTTCCAAATGTGAAGAAAATACGAGAAATGAtttttgatcgtagtagcactttaagaacgCGGCAATACTCATACTGCACTTGCATTTACAAGTGAGGCTGCAATGCGTTGGCATTCAAATTACGGACCATAAACGTCTATTCACGTCCCGtaacagggccgtagccagaaaaacattatgactgaggcaatgtccatggttaaattctcttcgtaggtgtttatgatgagtgcATTTTAAATTAAGAACGCTGGAATCAAGCTTTATTTCAgaaaatcacgaaaaaatgactgaggcaagtgccttggtttgcctcatactggctacggctcTGCGTAAGTTCGCGGACCGTAAGAACCGTAAAGCCTGTTTCCTAGCGAGGGTGCAGTACTGTAAGTTCCTTAAATGACATGCAGTATTTGGACTGTAAGTTTGTCTTCACTTGCGGTGCGTTA of the Montipora capricornis isolate CH-2021 chromosome 7, ASM3666992v2, whole genome shotgun sequence genome contains:
- the LOC138056423 gene encoding uncharacterized protein, producing MLKKDQCWRCDAICSVPAAKINCDNCEVAYYCSDKCRSSDSFRHRVDCQTASLKRKCSGCGKEKTGLKPCGSCRQVWYCNTECQKKSWPTHKALCRQVTKETNELSDQLKVILGLIAFIPGHATVYYWGNTPAVDLINLPLNEGCNYSKPLSVLICGVGDPRNVVLSLSQLPESYQEELTFLLNDICACTLARTVLLLYLLLKGGEQAATSVAQIWYSLQLKEEDYQLVIHTLQELIGGSCLEELTGGTMKMDHGQFKRITEVWRTWLQLSSRKGDWITQARHKCFENFDARVGMQLYLEEIPEEHRKSASEYFANGILSPKGSPKELPRENVTLTGSDLQISRNKGDFTYIIQSSVTPFSGWDYKEVSQWHHSASILKMYSGYVSHVLEKCALRLTTGRVKFHFLLCNCLEIDQFLSPSRKYDRVTTSNIADSVPLTSILDRFKPLLNLSNPSSVIITQFHNWVKLTDLMSKARARADSLPGGDSFRQKVFEDTRNRVIAESTAYQAFMDYHDHSPEFIKFLRAALLISNVTDQRNQRTRRTWQSVADHNGLVARNFLRCQNRVFPAKWMLNCRRVTMLNGFERNVEWVVKRNLHS